From the genome of Atribacterota bacterium, one region includes:
- the rplX gene encoding 50S ribosomal protein L24 has translation MSKVMAKLKKGDNVVIICGEDKGKHGKIIEVFPLKKRVIIEGVNLLKKHMKPTQKAPQGGIIRQEGPIDISNIRLVCNKCNKSTGTKHGLTKEGKKVRVCKKCGEIIDKV, from the coding sequence ATGTCAAAAGTAATGGCAAAGCTCAAAAAGGGAGACAATGTTGTGATTATCTGTGGTGAAGACAAAGGAAAACATGGAAAGATTATTGAAGTATTTCCTCTGAAAAAAAGAGTAATTATTGAAGGAGTAAATTTACTAAAAAAACATATGAAACCTACTCAGAAAGCACCACAGGGTGGAATTATTAGACAAGAAGGTCCTATTGATATATCCAATATACGCTTAGTGTGCAATAAATGTAATAAATCGACCGGTACTAAGCATGGATTGACGAAGGAAGGAAAAAAGGTTCGAGTGTGTAAAAAATGTGGAGAAATTATTGATAAGGTCTAG